The Nocardia sp. XZ_19_385 genome window below encodes:
- a CDS encoding glycoside hydrolase family 172 protein, whose amino-acid sequence MTPAGSSPDLWRLDAARTRSVSPENPTGARGGGAQATEGTGAHASRFLGPGWKVSPSIHLTPGETALLAEVSGPGVFRHFWLTTDRAVLRQLTLRMHWDDDPRSAVDLPLGHFFCNGWEELALLGSEMMVVAPAGGLNSYWPMPFRSRARITLHNGSDRTVPVYYQLTYTEEDLPENTAYLHTEWRRSAPLGIPAIHTILDAASGPGRYVGTYLAIQPGADGWWGEGELKFYLDGDATHPTLCGTGTEDYFGGAWNFDLAGAYRTYSTPYVGLHQVLPPDEIYRAHQRFGMYRWHVRDPICFQENLRVTIQALGWGDPETYLPLEHADIATTAWWYA is encoded by the coding sequence ATGACCCCAGCGGGATCTTCCCCGGACCTGTGGCGCCTCGACGCCGCGCGCACCCGCTCGGTCAGCCCGGAGAACCCGACCGGCGCGCGCGGCGGCGGCGCACAGGCCACCGAGGGCACCGGCGCGCACGCGTCCCGGTTTCTCGGTCCCGGCTGGAAGGTCTCGCCGTCCATTCACCTCACCCCAGGTGAAACCGCTTTACTGGCAGAGGTTTCCGGCCCCGGGGTATTCCGGCACTTCTGGCTGACCACCGATCGCGCTGTGCTGCGCCAACTCACACTGCGCATGCACTGGGACGACGACCCGCGTTCCGCCGTCGACCTTCCGCTCGGCCACTTCTTCTGCAACGGCTGGGAAGAACTGGCCCTGCTCGGCTCAGAAATGATGGTCGTCGCCCCGGCCGGCGGCCTGAACAGCTACTGGCCCATGCCGTTCCGTTCCCGCGCCCGCATCACCCTGCACAACGGCAGCGACCGCACGGTACCGGTGTACTACCAGCTCACCTACACCGAGGAAGACCTCCCCGAGAACACCGCCTACCTGCACACCGAGTGGCGGCGCAGCGCACCTCTCGGCATTCCCGCGATCCACACCATCCTCGACGCGGCATCCGGCCCCGGCCGCTATGTCGGCACCTACCTGGCCATCCAGCCCGGCGCCGACGGCTGGTGGGGCGAGGGCGAACTCAAGTTCTACCTCGACGGCGACGCCACCCACCCCACCCTCTGCGGCACCGGCACCGAGGACTACTTCGGCGGCGCCTGGAACTTCGACCTGGCCGGCGCCTACCGCACCTACTCCACCCCGTATGTCGGCCTGCACCAGGTCCTTCCACCCGATGAGATCTACCGGGCCCACCAGCGCTTCGGCATGTATCGCTGGCACGTCCGCGACCCCATCTGCTTCCAAGAGAACCTGCGGGTCACGATCCAGGCGCTGGGCTGGGGTGACCCGGAGACATACCTCCCGCTGGAGCACGCCGACATCGCGACCACCGCCTGGTGGTACGCCTAG
- a CDS encoding epoxide hydrolase family protein: MTNIEPFRIDIPQSDLDDLHARLANTRWPDELPGVGWTYGIPTSYVRELAEYWRTGYDWRAAEAARNTVPQFVTEIDGQRLHFAHVRSPEPDALPLVLIHGWPFEDFTEMIGPLTDPGAHGGDPADAFHLVIPSLPGCGLSGPTRNPGEAATERSAELIAKLMSRLGYSRYGTQGGDAGSFIAPQLGRIDTEHVAGVHLNDPITIPTWDDDGSGYSAEDQEKLAQLQDWSNQGSSAYAMVHASRPQTIAPAVADSPAAMLAWILDVVQTYTNPASSRPDHAIDRDLLLTNLAVLWFTNTAASSMRLYHESQQWGADLPNSGVPTGVAIFPGGSTIRGLAEKQNTVVHWSEFDRGGHFASMEAPDLLTADLREFFRKLR; the protein is encoded by the coding sequence ATGACAAACATCGAGCCTTTCCGCATCGACATTCCGCAGTCCGATCTGGACGATCTCCACGCGCGCCTCGCGAACACGCGCTGGCCCGACGAATTGCCGGGCGTCGGCTGGACTTACGGCATTCCCACCTCGTATGTGCGGGAGCTGGCCGAATATTGGCGCACCGGCTACGACTGGCGAGCAGCCGAGGCCGCCCGCAACACGGTGCCCCAGTTCGTCACCGAGATCGACGGGCAGCGCCTGCATTTCGCGCATGTGCGTTCCCCGGAGCCGGACGCGTTGCCGCTGGTACTGATCCATGGCTGGCCGTTCGAGGATTTCACCGAGATGATCGGGCCGCTCACCGATCCCGGCGCCCACGGCGGGGACCCGGCGGATGCGTTCCACCTGGTGATTCCGAGCCTGCCGGGCTGCGGACTGTCCGGACCGACCCGCAATCCGGGCGAGGCCGCTACCGAGCGCAGCGCCGAGCTCATCGCGAAACTCATGTCCCGGCTCGGCTACTCGCGGTACGGGACGCAGGGTGGCGACGCCGGTTCGTTCATCGCTCCGCAGCTGGGCCGCATCGATACCGAGCATGTCGCCGGAGTCCATCTCAACGATCCGATCACCATCCCCACCTGGGATGACGACGGCTCCGGCTACAGCGCCGAGGATCAGGAGAAGCTGGCGCAACTGCAGGACTGGTCGAATCAGGGCAGCTCCGCCTATGCCATGGTGCACGCCAGCCGTCCGCAAACCATCGCGCCCGCGGTCGCGGATTCCCCGGCGGCGATGCTCGCCTGGATCCTGGATGTGGTTCAGACCTATACGAATCCGGCGAGCTCACGCCCGGACCATGCCATCGACCGCGACCTGCTCCTGACCAATCTGGCAGTGCTGTGGTTCACCAACACCGCTGCGTCGTCGATGCGGCTGTACCACGAATCGCAGCAGTGGGGCGCCGACCTCCCGAACTCCGGTGTTCCCACCGGCGTCGCGATCTTCCCCGGCGGCAGCACGATCCGCGGCCTCGCCGAGAAGCAGAACACCGTGGTGCACTGGTCGGAATTCGACCGGGGTGGCCATTTCGCCTCGATGGAAGCTCCGGACCTGCTGACCGCGGACCTGCGCGAGTTCTTCCGCAAGCTGCGCTGA
- a CDS encoding family 43 glycosylhydrolase, protein MATREVVRAGPFAKIYDPTVGEHRPWYINDHTVVRADDGRWHLFGITHPEPADPFHEVEFAHAVARDLHGPWTKRAPALTVDPGYGETHLWAPHVIHSRGRYYMFYAGGGPDRTRAAINLATSPDLFRWTRSPHGPLFHDGYDARDPMILRLGEKWVMYYCATSTPQGGHHVVCYRLSTDLTRWGDRHIAYTDPTIGTEAGNTESPFVVPHNNSWYLFIGPRPTYVGTDVFRSDNPFRFRIGDKVGHIRSHAAELVQDADQWWITSAGWGQGGVHLAQLSFPTRTSGTVVPR, encoded by the coding sequence ATGGCGACGCGCGAAGTGGTGCGAGCGGGGCCGTTCGCGAAGATCTACGACCCCACGGTCGGCGAACACCGCCCCTGGTACATCAACGACCACACTGTCGTGCGCGCCGACGACGGCCGCTGGCATCTGTTCGGCATCACCCACCCCGAACCCGCCGACCCGTTCCACGAGGTCGAATTCGCGCACGCCGTAGCCCGCGACCTGCACGGCCCCTGGACCAAGCGGGCCCCCGCCCTCACCGTCGATCCCGGCTACGGCGAAACCCACCTGTGGGCCCCGCACGTAATCCATTCCCGCGGGCGCTATTACATGTTCTATGCGGGCGGCGGGCCGGACCGCACCCGCGCCGCTATCAACCTCGCCACCTCCCCCGACCTGTTCCGCTGGACCCGCAGCCCGCACGGCCCGCTCTTCCACGACGGCTACGACGCCCGCGACCCCATGATCTTGCGCTTGGGCGAGAAATGGGTGATGTACTACTGCGCGACCAGCACACCCCAGGGCGGCCACCACGTCGTCTGCTACCGCCTCAGCACCGACCTCACCCGCTGGGGCGACCGCCACATCGCCTACACCGACCCCACCATCGGCACCGAAGCCGGCAACACCGAATCCCCGTTCGTGGTCCCCCACAACAACTCCTGGTACCTCTTCATCGGCCCCCGCCCCACCTATGTCGGCACCGATGTCTTCCGCAGCGACAATCCCTTCCGCTTCCGCATCGGCGACAAGGTCGGCCACATCCGCTCGCACGCCGCGGAGCTGGTGCAGGACGCGGACCAGTGGTGGATCACCAGCGCGGGCTGGGGTCAGGGCGGGGTGCACTTGGCGCAGTTGTCGTTTCCGACCCGGACCTCGGGAACAGTCGTCCCGCGCTGA
- a CDS encoding tyrosine-protein phosphatase, with amino-acid sequence MYTETNLRRWIEFAEIDNVRDLGGLPVEGGGTTRFGVVYRASTPQHLTEGDLSTLLGPLGLRTLIDLRNPDEVEREGYGLLADSAVRKVNLPVRKPTQTSLTPADLVPDAQHYDLVGLYRELLGGSAESVVTAARVITDPDQHSVVFHCAAGKDRTGLVAAVLLDAVGVPSEVIAADYALTGERLARIRARLDALPSYHGLPPVNTGILAVDPEVIRQFLAGLHATHGGGAAWLRTHGLSAAELTQLRQVLVEG; translated from the coding sequence ATGTATACCGAGACGAACCTGCGGCGATGGATCGAATTCGCCGAGATCGACAACGTCCGCGACCTGGGTGGCCTACCTGTGGAGGGCGGCGGGACAACCCGTTTCGGCGTCGTCTACCGCGCCAGCACCCCGCAACACCTCACCGAGGGCGACCTGAGCACCCTGCTCGGCCCGCTCGGGCTGCGCACCTTGATCGATCTGCGCAACCCCGACGAGGTGGAGCGGGAAGGCTACGGCCTGCTGGCGGACTCCGCGGTGCGGAAGGTCAATCTGCCCGTGCGCAAACCCACTCAGACCAGCCTCACCCCGGCCGACCTGGTCCCCGACGCACAGCACTACGACCTGGTCGGGCTCTATCGCGAATTGCTGGGCGGCAGTGCGGAATCCGTGGTGACCGCGGCCCGCGTCATCACCGACCCGGACCAGCACTCCGTCGTATTCCATTGCGCGGCCGGTAAAGACCGCACCGGGCTGGTCGCGGCGGTCCTGCTGGACGCGGTCGGCGTGCCGTCCGAGGTGATCGCCGCCGACTACGCGTTGACCGGGGAACGTCTGGCCCGGATCCGCGCGCGCTTGGACGCGCTGCCCTCCTATCACGGTCTGCCGCCGGTCAATACCGGCATCCTCGCCGTCGACCCGGAGGTGATCCGGCAGTTCCTCGCCGGGTTGCACGCCACGCACGGCGGCGGCGCGGCCTGGCTGCGCACGCACGGACTGAGCGCGGCGGAGCTGACGCAATTGCGTCAGGTGCTGGTCGAGGGGTAG